In the genome of Acidimicrobiia bacterium, the window ACCCAAGGCGTTGGAGGTGACTCTGAAGGAACTGTGCGGTGCCGACCCTTGCTAGGAGCGTGGGTCAGTATCTGCCAGCGAGGCGATCGGCTGGCTGACGGTTGAAGGTGTTGTGGGTTCTCGCGTTTTGGGTTGGGTTCGACGAGAATGCGGGGCATGTCCTACGACTGTGATGATGATGCCCTTTTCGAGATCGCCGACGACGATGAACCGGCGGTGAAGGTTCCTGCGGGGAGGTCGAAGGTGTTCCGTCGTTACGACCCGGACCAGTCGTTCCTGATGCCGCCGTCTCTTGATGACTGGCTCCCGCAAGACCATACGGCCCGGTTCGTTTCTGAGGTCGTTGACGACCTCTTGGATCTCTCGGTGGTGTATGACTCGTATGTTTCAGCGTCTGGTGCACCGCCGTATGACCCGACGATGATGTTGAAGCTCTTGTTGTATGCGTATTCGACGGGGGTGACGTCGTCTCGGGAGATGGAACGTCGCTGTCACATTGATGTGGCGTTCCGTTGGCTGTCTGCGAACAACGCCCCGGATTACCGGTCGATTGCCCGGTTCCGTCGCCGTCACCTCGCTGCGTTGGACGACTTGTTCACCCAGGTCCTTGTCCTGTGCTCAGAAGCAGGACTCGTCACGTTGGGTCGGGTTGCTTTGGATGGTACGAAGCTGCGGGCGTCTGCTTCTCGGCACAAGGCGATGAGTTATGGGCGTCTCGGACCCAGGATTGAACAGCTCGAGGCTGAGGTCGCGGCGATCCTTGCTGAGGCTGAAGCTGTTGACCGGGCAGAAGATGACGAGTTCGGGGAAGACCGGCGTGGTGATGAGGTCCCACCGGAGTTGGCTCGTCGCGAGTCCCGTCTCGTCAAGTTGCGTGCAGCCAAAGAAGCGACCGAGGCCGAGGCGGCAGACAAGGCCGCGAAGAAAGCGGCAGACAAGGCTGAGAAGAACGGTGCCGACGAGACCGCGATAAGCGAGGCCGCAGCGACAGCTGCTGGTGGGGCGACCCCCGCTGATCGGACGCAGCGGAGTTTCACGGATCCCGAATCTCGGATGATGAAAACGACCGACGGTTTCCACTACGCCTACAACGCCCAAGCAGTTGTCGACGAGTACTCACAGGTCGTTCTTGCGGCAAACGTCACCGATCAGGCAGGCGACGTTCAACAGCTGATCCCGATGATCGACGCTACAACAGACAGCCTTACAGATGCCGGTATCGAAACGACCCTGGGGGTGGTGCTTGCCGAC includes:
- a CDS encoding IS1182 family transposase, giving the protein MSYDCDDDALFEIADDDEPAVKVPAGRSKVFRRYDPDQSFLMPPSLDDWLPQDHTARFVSEVVDDLLDLSVVYDSYVSASGAPPYDPTMMLKLLLYAYSTGVTSSREMERRCHIDVAFRWLSANNAPDYRSIARFRRRHLAALDDLFTQVLVLCSEAGLVTLGRVALDGTKLRASASRHKAMSYGRLGPRIEQLEAEVAAILAEAEAVDRAEDDEFGEDRRGDEVPPELARRESRLVKLRAAKEATEAEAADKAAKKAADKAEKNGADETAISEAAATAAGGATPADRTQRSFTDPESRMMKTTDGFHYAYNAQAVVDEYSQVVLAANVTDQAGDVQQLIPMIDATTDSLTDAGIETTLGVVLADAGYCSQDNLEHISDSKVNALIATGHIRRNEQVPDTPRGPIPKDATRRERMARRLRTKPGRADYARRKAIVEPAFGQMKVRQHAGHLRLRGIAGAQGEWTLHVICHNLRKLGNAANMATAAAS